From the genome of Brevundimonas sp. NIBR11:
AGTTTTCGTCGATCCACAGGCCTTGCGCCTTGGCGTAGGCCTCGACCAGGGCGACGCGCGCCTTGTCGCGACCCGTGGCGGTCAGGAAGTCGATGGTCGCCTGCGACACCGGGAAGAAGCCGCAGGTGGCGCCGTACTCCGGGGCCATGTTGGCGATGGTCGCCTGGTCTTCCAGCGTCAGGCCGGTCAGGGCGTCGCCGAAGAACTCCACGAACTTGCCGACCACGCCTTTCTTGCGCAGCATCTGGGTGACGGTCAGGACCAGGTCGGTGGCGGTGGCGCCTTCCGGCAGGCGGCCGGTCAGCTTGAAGCCGATGACTTCCGGGATCAGCATCGGGATGGGCTGGCCCAGCATGGCGGCCTCGGCCTCGATGCCGCCGACGCCCCAGCCCAGAACGGCCAGGCCGTTGATCATGGTGGTGTGGCTGTCAGTGCCGACGACGGTGTCGGGATAGGCGACGGTCGTCTTGCCTTCGGTCAGTGTCCAGACGGTCTGGGCCAGGTTCTCCAGGTTGACCTGGTGGCAGATGCCGGTGCCGGGCGGCACGACGCGGAAATTATTGAAGGCCGAGGAACCCCAGCGCAGGAAGTTGTAGCGCTCGATATTGCGCTCGTACTCCCGCTCGACGTTCTGGCCGAAGGCCTTGGCCGTGCCGAAGTGATCCACCATGACCGAGTGGTCGATGACCAGGTCGACGGGGACCAGCGGGTTGATCTTGGTGGCGTCGGCGCCCAGCGCCGACATGGCGTCGCGCATCGCGGCGAGGTCCACGACGGCCGGAACGCCGGTGAAGTCCTGCATCAGGACGCGGGCCGGGCGGAAGGCGATCTCGTGCTCCACCGAGCCCTTGTTCTCGATCCAGGCGGCGACGGCCTTGAGGTCAGCCTCGGTGACCGAGACACCGTCTTCGTTGCGCAGCAGGTTCTCCAGCAGCACCTTCATCGAGCGCGGCAGACGCGAGATGCCGGCCAGACCGGCTTCCTCGGCGGCGGGAAGGCTGTAATAGGCGTATTTCTTGCGCCCGACGGAAAGGTCCTGACGGGTCTTGAGGCTGTCGACTGACGGCATGGGAGAAGTCCTCTGGTCAAAGCCGCCCGGACATCCGGTTGCGCCGTCTCGCGGCGATCGCAGGGGCGCACAGGTCCCTTGCGCGCGCGGCGACAGCCTGCTGCGGCGACCGCGCATATAGCCCCGGTCGCGGGGTGCGTCCATGTACCCACGTCCCGCGCAGGGACATTGAGAACGGGTCGCAGAAACAACGCTCTCCCTACCACTTGTGGGAGGATGGCTGAGCTCGGGGAAGCCGGGTGGGGGCGGCATTGCGACATGTCGACGGTCTTTGTGGGGATCGCCCTGCCGCCCCCACTCCGTCGCTTCGCGACGCTCCTCCCCCGAGGGGGAGGGAGAGGATGATCCACACCCTGTCTGCGACCGACTTGAGCCTCACGCGCGGGGAGCGGACGCTGTTTCGTTCGCTGTCGTTCTCGCTCGCCGCCGGGCAGGCTGTCGCCCTGACCGGCGCCAACGGCGCGGGCAAGACCAGCTTGCTCCGCGCAGTCGCCGGTTTCATCCGACCGGAGGTCGGGGAGATCGTTTTTCGCGACGCCGACGACCAGCCGATCGAGGCCGATCTGGCGCGCGCGCACGAGGTGCATCTGCTGAGCCATCTCGACGGGCTGAAGGGTCAGCGGACGGCGCGTGACGAGCTGATGTTCCAGTCGCAATGGCTGGGCCGCAGTCACCATGGCATCGATGAGGCGATCCAGACCCTGGGCCTCAAGCCGCTGCTGGATCTGGAGGTGCGCAAGCTCTCGGCCGGACAACGGCGGAGACTGGCGCTGGCGCGACTGATCGGCTCGCCGCGCGCCCTGTGGCTGCTGGACGAACCGCTGAGCCCGCTGGATGCGAAATGGCGCGAGGCGGTGGGCGCGATGATGGCGCGGCATCTGGCGGGTGGCGGCCTGATCCTGGCGGCCGTGCACGATCCGCTGCCGGTGCCGACGCGGCCGCTCGATCTGGGGGCGGGACGATGAGCGCAGCGTCCGTCCTGTTCCGGCGCGAGCTCGCCTTGGCCTGGGGCGGCGGCGGCGGGCCCTTGCTGGCGTGTGGCTTCTTCGCCTGCCTGACCACGGTCGTTCCCTTGGCGGCAGGGGGCGATCCCAATGTGCTGAAGCCGGTGGCGGCTGGGATCGCCTGGCTGGCCTTGGCCCTGTCGAGCCTGCTGTCTCTGGAGAGGCTGTTCGAACGCGATCTGGAGGACGGGGCGCTGGACCTTCTGGCGACCGGGCCGTTGCCGCTGGAGGCTATCTTCGCGATCAAGGCGATCAGCCAGTGGCTGGCGACGGGCCTGCCTCTGGCCTTGACCGCGCCGGTCGCTGCGCTCGCTCTGGGTCAGCCGATCGAGCTGGCGCCGCTGACCGCGCTGTCGGCTCTGATCGGCGGTCTGGGGTTCGCCTTCACCGGGGCTCTGGGCGCGGCCCTGGCATTGGGGGCGAAGCGGGGCGGGCTGCTGATCGCGGTGGTGGTCCTGCCGCTATTCATTCCGCCGGTAGTGTTCGGATCGGGCGCGCTGGACAGGGCGGCGGCGGGCCTAAGCCCTCTGTCGGCCCTGGCCCTGCTGACGGCTTATGTGCTGTTCGCGGCGGTCATCGCCCCGCCGGCTGGCGCTGCGGCGATCCGCAGCGCCCAGGGGTAGTTTTCCGTCTAGCGAACGGCGGCGTAGGTCGTCAGCGTCTGGACCAGACGACCGTGCTCGCGCGCTGTCATGCAGCGCGGGGCGGACCAGGTCTCACCCGCCGCGCGGGCCTGCAGCGCCTGATCGGCGGTGATGAAGGCCGGCGGCGTCCCATGCTCGCGACGGAAGGCGCTGCGGGTCGCGGCGTCATTGGCGCACATCATCACCACGCGCTGGGCGCCGACGGGCGCCTCGGTCGGGAAGCGCGTCTGATGCGCCAGGGCGGGCGCGGCGACGGATCCGGCGATCGTCACGACGGCGGCGAGGGTGGTCAAACGGTTCATGGCGGTCTCCTCCAAAGACCAGAAAGATGTCTGGGTTCGGAGGAATAATGCGCGCGATCGCGACTCTGTAAAGAAAATACGACAACTCTGCTGCAAACGGATGAAATTGACAGCGGCTCGCAGACGGTCTCGCCTGGCTGCGGCGCCTTTTCGGGGTCTGGCGCGTTGTGTTCCCCCGTGAAGCGCCTCCTGCCCAACTCCCTGAATTTGCCCTCGAACTGGCAGGACGTGCGCACGCGCGCCCTGGTTCCGGCGACCGTTCGTGTGCGCGAGTGGCGCGACTGGGTCGTGGAGAACGATCCCGTTTACGGTTCTTTCCGGCGGCCCGGCCGCACCGAGAAGATCGCGGCCTCGGTGACCCTGCTGCTGGTTTTGGCGGTCGTGGTCTTCCTGATGCTGTTCGACTGGAACTGGCTGAGAGGTCCGATCGGGCGCTGGGCCTCGGGCAAATACGACCGTGAGATCGCGCTCCAGGGCGACCTCGACGTGAACCTGTTCAGCTGGACGCCGTCGGTGATCGTCAACGATCTGAAGTTCGGCGGGCCGAACTGGGCCCGCGAGGCCGACACCGCCGACGTCGATCGGATCGAGGCGCGCTTCCGCCTGCGCAAGCTCTTCGCAGGCCAGATCGAGATGCCGCTTCTGGCCATCACCCGGCCCAACGTGGTGCTCATCTCCACCGAAGACGGCCGCCAGAGCTGGGATCTGGAGCCGGACAAACCGGACACCGGCGAAGGCATGAAACTGCCGCTCATCAACCAGCTGATCATCCAGGACGGCCGTGTTTCTCTCGACGCCCAGGATCGCGACCTCACGCTGGAGGCGGCCGTCCAAGCGCGCGAGGCCGCCTCTGCGTCCGATGGCGACACCGGCTTCGTGCTGAACGGGGAGGGCTCGATCAACGGCTCGCCTCTGACTTTGCGGATCGAGGGCGGCGCCTTCGTCAACATCCGGCGCGACCGGCCCTATCGGTTCGAAGCGACCCTGGCCGGCTCGGGCTCGCGCCTGGTGGCCAAGGGAGCGATCACCCGACCCTTCGATCTCGGGCAGTTCACTTCGACGCTTAGCCTGCAGGGGCGGAACCTGAACGACCTCTATCTGCTGACGGGGTTGACCCTGCCCAACACGCCGCCTTACCGGTTGTCGGGCGCCCTGACGCGCGACGACGCAATCTGGACCTTCAACGACTTCAGCGGTCGCGTCGGTTCGTCGGACCTGGCGGGCGACGTGCGAGCCGAGGCCGGCGAGCGGTTGCGGGTCGAGGCCGAGCTGACCTCGCAGCGGCTCGATATCGACGACCTCGCGGCCATCCTGGGGGCCGAGACCCGCACCAACGCGGCGGGGACGGACACCACCGTCGTCGCGTCCGGCGCGGGACCGGCGATGCTGTTGCCCG
Proteins encoded in this window:
- the ccmA gene encoding heme ABC exporter ATP-binding protein CcmA, with amino-acid sequence MIHTLSATDLSLTRGERTLFRSLSFSLAAGQAVALTGANGAGKTSLLRAVAGFIRPEVGEIVFRDADDQPIEADLARAHEVHLLSHLDGLKGQRTARDELMFQSQWLGRSHHGIDEAIQTLGLKPLLDLEVRKLSAGQRRRLALARLIGSPRALWLLDEPLSPLDAKWREAVGAMMARHLAGGGLILAAVHDPLPVPTRPLDLGAGR
- the ccmB gene encoding heme exporter protein CcmB yields the protein MSAASVLFRRELALAWGGGGGPLLACGFFACLTTVVPLAAGGDPNVLKPVAAGIAWLALALSSLLSLERLFERDLEDGALDLLATGPLPLEAIFAIKAISQWLATGLPLALTAPVAALALGQPIELAPLTALSALIGGLGFAFTGALGAALALGAKRGGLLIAVVVLPLFIPPVVFGSGALDRAAAGLSPLSALALLTAYVLFAAVIAPPAGAAAIRSAQG
- a CDS encoding AsmA family protein, which gives rise to MKRLLPNSLNLPSNWQDVRTRALVPATVRVREWRDWVVENDPVYGSFRRPGRTEKIAASVTLLLVLAVVVFLMLFDWNWLRGPIGRWASGKYDREIALQGDLDVNLFSWTPSVIVNDLKFGGPNWAREADTADVDRIEARFRLRKLFAGQIEMPLLAITRPNVVLISTEDGRQSWDLEPDKPDTGEGMKLPLINQLIIQDGRVSLDAQDRDLTLEAAVQAREAASASDGDTGFVLNGEGSINGSPLTLRIEGGAFVNIRRDRPYRFEATLAGSGSRLVAKGAITRPFDLGQFTSTLSLQGRNLNDLYLLTGLTLPNTPPYRLSGALTRDDAIWTFNDFSGRVGSSDLAGDVRAEAGERLRVEAELTSQRLDIDDLAAILGAETRTNAAGTDTTVVASGAGPAMLLPDATLQVDRLRSMDGTLTYRAASVKANDLDIRRVNLGAVLQNGILDLDPVAFTFNRGELNGTARINVTRDTPYSAMDFRLAGYPLESIIPAKGGVAPVTGRALGRARLEGPGSSIHRFAAASKGSISFVVPQGEMRAAFAELLGINASAGLLKLLSGDQSRSTIRCAVADFDVSNGVARAKTFVVDTDVVLAQGSGAINLGTETLDLKIDGESKKPRLLRLWTPIHVRGHLSAPSVGVETGQIVAQAGVTGLLAAVVAPVAALFAFVDPGLAEDANCGALIANAR